Proteins from one Pontibacter korlensis genomic window:
- a CDS encoding glutamate-5-semialdehyde dehydrogenase: MELQQVFKNVKQASRKLSLLADDKIKKVLQDLAAKAIEETGSVLAANQLDLERMDTSDPKYDRLKLTEERIESIAADIQNVANLPSPLGKVLSERSLDNGLELKKVSVPLGVIGIIYEARPNVTFDVFSLCLRSGNALLLKGGSDAKDSNAAIVKLIHEVLEQNGVDKNIVQLLPPDRQATHEMLHAVDYVDIIIPRGSQGLINYVRENSKVPVIETGAGIVHTYFDEFADLASGKEIVVNAKTRRVSVCNALDCLVIHEDRLADLAEIGQGLAAKGVEVFADVPAFAALKGTYPAEKLHQATEEHFGTEFLSLKMSVKTVSGLDEAIEHINTYTSQHSEAIISDNEEHVEHFLKAVDAAAVYANTSTAFTDGAQFGLGAEIGISTQKLHARGPMALDELTSYKWVVKGKGQVRA; the protein is encoded by the coding sequence ATGGAATTGCAACAGGTTTTTAAGAACGTAAAACAAGCAAGCAGGAAGTTAAGCCTGCTTGCAGATGATAAAATAAAAAAGGTACTACAGGATTTAGCTGCAAAGGCCATAGAGGAAACAGGTTCTGTGCTTGCTGCCAACCAGCTGGACCTTGAACGGATGGATACCAGCGATCCTAAGTACGACCGGTTAAAGCTGACAGAGGAGCGTATTGAGAGTATCGCAGCCGATATTCAAAATGTAGCCAATCTTCCGTCACCTTTGGGTAAAGTGCTCTCTGAACGCAGCCTTGATAATGGACTGGAGCTCAAGAAAGTATCAGTGCCACTTGGAGTGATTGGCATCATATACGAAGCGCGGCCAAACGTAACTTTCGATGTTTTTAGTCTATGCCTGCGCTCTGGTAATGCCCTACTGCTAAAGGGAGGAAGCGATGCGAAAGACTCTAACGCAGCTATTGTAAAGCTAATACATGAGGTGCTGGAGCAGAATGGCGTAGACAAGAATATTGTACAGCTGTTGCCACCTGATCGTCAGGCTACGCACGAGATGCTGCATGCCGTAGATTACGTGGATATCATTATACCGCGCGGTAGCCAGGGACTCATCAATTATGTGCGTGAGAATTCTAAAGTGCCAGTGATAGAAACGGGTGCCGGGATTGTTCATACTTATTTTGATGAGTTCGCAGACCTTGCCTCAGGAAAGGAGATTGTGGTGAATGCCAAGACCCGTCGCGTGAGTGTATGTAACGCACTTGACTGCCTTGTGATACATGAAGACCGGCTTGCGGACCTTGCCGAGATAGGGCAGGGCTTGGCTGCCAAAGGAGTGGAAGTGTTTGCCGATGTACCCGCTTTTGCTGCTTTGAAAGGCACATACCCTGCTGAGAAGCTTCACCAGGCTACCGAAGAGCACTTTGGTACAGAGTTCCTGTCGCTAAAGATGTCAGTTAAAACAGTATCGGGTCTTGATGAGGCCATAGAGCACATAAATACTTATACTTCGCAGCATAGTGAGGCAATCATTTCTGACAATGAGGAGCATGTGGAGCATTTCCTAAAAGCTGTGGATGCAGCTGCAGTATATGCTAACACTTCCACTGCCTTCACTGATGGCGCGCAGTTTGGCTTAGGGGCTGAGATTGGCATTAGTACACAGAAGCTACACGCCAGAGGTCCTATGGCACTTGATGAGCTGACCAGCTACAAATGGGTTGTGAAAGGCAAAGGGCAGGTAAGAGCCTAG
- a CDS encoding GNAT family N-acetyltransferase produces the protein MINIHRTNSDNSDFRALVQLLDQDLQRRDGEEHSFYAQYNKIDKIQHVVTASKDGVAVGCGAIKAFTTEAAEVKRMFVLEECRGHGIAQQVLQELERWAKELGYTSCVLETGKKQPEAIRLYQKSGYALIPNYGQYIGVENSVCMQKAL, from the coding sequence ATGATCAACATACACCGAACCAACTCCGACAATTCTGATTTCCGCGCATTGGTACAACTGCTTGACCAGGACCTACAGCGAAGAGACGGTGAAGAGCATTCCTTCTACGCCCAGTACAACAAGATTGACAAAATCCAGCATGTTGTGACTGCTTCTAAAGATGGCGTGGCTGTAGGCTGTGGAGCCATCAAAGCATTTACTACTGAAGCAGCTGAAGTAAAGCGGATGTTTGTGCTGGAGGAATGCAGAGGCCATGGAATTGCACAGCAGGTACTGCAAGAACTGGAACGCTGGGCAAAAGAGTTAGGATACACTTCATGCGTTCTGGAGACAGGTAAAAAACAACCTGAGGCCATAAGGCTCTACCAAAAGAGTGGTTATGCCTTGATACCAAACTATGGCCAGTATATCGGCGTTGAAAACAGTGTTTGCATGCAGAAGGCCCTTTAA
- a CDS encoding DUF3037 domain-containing protein gives MQEKHLFEYAVIRVVPRVEREEFLNVGVILFCSSQGFLQTKYHLNEDRLKAFSTCIDMQELKDRLGAFEKVCAGRKQGGPIGQLGTASRFRWLTANRSTIVQTSQVHPGLCGNAQEKLEKLFEQLVL, from the coding sequence ATGCAAGAAAAGCACTTATTTGAGTATGCCGTAATCCGTGTGGTGCCACGGGTAGAACGAGAGGAGTTTCTGAATGTTGGTGTTATATTGTTCTGTTCTTCACAAGGCTTTTTGCAAACAAAGTATCACTTGAACGAAGACCGGCTTAAAGCCTTCTCTACCTGTATAGATATGCAAGAGCTGAAAGACAGATTAGGCGCCTTCGAGAAAGTTTGTGCAGGACGTAAACAGGGAGGCCCGATCGGTCAATTAGGCACAGCCTCGCGTTTCCGCTGGCTTACTGCTAACCGCAGCACTATAGTACAGACATCACAAGTTCACCCTGGTTTGTGTGGCAACGCACAGGAGAAGCTGGAAAAACTTTTTGAGCAGCTTGTTCTCTGA
- a CDS encoding HipA family kinase — protein MRNSPPEIRTVDVTRYITPLREGGSLPAIVEADDEFLYVLKFRGAGQGIKVLIAELIVGEMARALGFKVPEIVFATLDEAFGRTEPDEEIQDLLRASEGLNLALHYLTGAITFDPVVTTLDTKLASQIVWLDCLVYNVDRTARNTNMLMWKKELWLIDHGASLYFHHSWNNWEEQAKRPFPQIKDHVMLPLATELEAVDTAFKAILSPELLRAILSAIPDDWLTGVESPFESAEEHRQAYAQFLETRLAHSETFVKGAEHARKALI, from the coding sequence ATGAGAAATAGCCCTCCTGAAATAAGAACCGTTGACGTGACGCGGTATATTACGCCGCTTCGCGAGGGCGGATCGCTTCCTGCCATTGTGGAGGCAGATGATGAATTTTTATACGTGCTGAAGTTCCGTGGTGCCGGACAAGGTATAAAGGTGCTGATAGCCGAACTGATAGTTGGAGAAATGGCACGTGCCTTAGGGTTTAAGGTGCCCGAGATTGTATTTGCTACGCTTGACGAAGCTTTCGGACGCACTGAGCCGGACGAGGAGATACAGGATTTGCTACGCGCTAGCGAAGGACTTAACCTAGCCCTGCACTACTTAACTGGTGCTATAACTTTCGATCCGGTGGTAACCACCCTGGACACAAAGCTTGCCTCCCAAATAGTATGGCTCGATTGCCTGGTTTATAATGTTGATCGTACTGCTCGCAACACCAACATGCTTATGTGGAAGAAAGAGTTGTGGCTAATTGACCATGGCGCTTCTTTATACTTTCATCACTCCTGGAACAACTGGGAAGAACAGGCTAAGCGCCCTTTCCCCCAGATTAAGGACCACGTGATGCTGCCTTTAGCTACAGAGCTTGAGGCTGTTGATACGGCTTTCAAGGCTATACTTTCGCCAGAACTATTGAGAGCTATACTTTCGGCTATACCAGACGATTGGCTTACAGGTGTAGAGTCACCTTTTGAGTCGGCAGAAGAGCACAGACAAGCTTACGCACAGTTTTTAGAGACACGTCTCGCCCATTCCGAAACCTTTGTAAAAGGAGCAGAACATGCAAGAAAAGCACTTATTTGA
- a CDS encoding MATE family efflux transporter encodes MSNFKSFLQLVWSAVRGNEQDYTTLGIKRSIVLLAIPMILEMLMESLFAVVDIFFVGRLGANALATVGLTESILMIIYAVGMGISIAATAMVSRRVGEKNYKEAGSITFQLIVTGTGLALVMGGVATFFAAETLALMGAAPEVVAVGTSYAQIIYAGNLAIILLFLINGAFRGAGQPHLAMRALWLANGANIILDPLLIFGIGNIEGLGLEGAAWATTIGRSLGVVYQLYHLFNGRHLLKILKENLTISFAVVYRILKLSSGGMGQYLIDSASWIFLTRIIAEFGSNALAAYTIAFRIIIFTLLPAWGLSSAAATLVGQNLGARKAKRAELAVWLTARYNMVFMAAVTVVYLIFGEQLSRLFTDDPEVIAITAEALKIITLGYIFFGLGMVMVQAFNGAGDTRTPALINIVVLWLIEIPIAYLLAMYFGFAYTGVFIAIAFCHSFHALVSWWLFRKGTWKRVKI; translated from the coding sequence ATGTCCAACTTTAAAAGTTTTCTGCAGCTTGTGTGGTCTGCCGTACGGGGCAATGAACAGGACTATACTACCCTTGGCATAAAGCGAAGCATTGTGCTACTGGCCATCCCCATGATCCTGGAGATGCTGATGGAATCGCTCTTTGCTGTTGTAGATATCTTCTTTGTCGGCCGGTTAGGAGCTAACGCACTGGCTACTGTAGGCTTAACAGAATCTATCCTGATGATTATCTATGCCGTGGGCATGGGTATCAGTATAGCTGCAACTGCCATGGTGTCGCGGCGGGTTGGGGAGAAGAACTATAAGGAGGCTGGAAGTATAACGTTCCAGCTGATCGTAACGGGTACAGGCTTAGCCCTGGTGATGGGTGGAGTAGCTACATTTTTCGCCGCTGAGACGCTGGCACTGATGGGAGCTGCGCCAGAAGTAGTAGCTGTAGGAACAAGCTATGCCCAGATCATCTATGCAGGAAATCTGGCCATCATTCTGCTTTTCCTGATTAATGGAGCATTCAGAGGCGCAGGTCAGCCGCACCTGGCCATGCGCGCGCTTTGGCTTGCTAATGGAGCCAACATTATACTAGACCCACTCCTGATCTTTGGAATAGGTAACATAGAAGGTTTAGGGCTGGAAGGTGCCGCATGGGCCACAACAATAGGAAGAAGCCTGGGGGTTGTCTATCAGTTGTACCATCTATTTAATGGCCGCCACCTGCTCAAGATCCTGAAAGAAAACCTCACGATTAGCTTTGCTGTAGTATACCGCATCCTAAAGCTATCATCCGGAGGTATGGGTCAGTACCTGATTGATTCTGCCAGCTGGATATTCCTGACCAGGATCATTGCCGAGTTTGGCAGTAACGCCTTGGCAGCCTATACCATAGCGTTTCGTATTATCATCTTCACGCTTTTGCCAGCCTGGGGGCTTTCTTCAGCAGCAGCTACCCTTGTCGGGCAAAACTTAGGAGCACGCAAGGCTAAACGAGCAGAGTTGGCAGTGTGGCTAACAGCTCGCTATAATATGGTATTTATGGCGGCTGTTACGGTAGTGTACCTGATATTCGGGGAACAGCTGTCTCGCTTATTTACAGATGATCCGGAAGTGATAGCCATCACGGCCGAAGCTCTGAAGATCATCACACTGGGCTACATCTTTTTTGGCTTGGGCATGGTTATGGTACAGGCTTTTAATGGAGCCGGCGACACCCGTACTCCTGCCCTTATCAATATAGTTGTTCTTTGGCTGATAGAGATTCCGATAGCCTATTTGCTGGCCATGTACTTTGGCTTTGCCTATACTGGGGTGTTTATCGCTATTGCATTTTGCCATTCATTTCATGCACTGGTAAGCTGGTGGCTGTTCAGAAAGGGTACCTGGAAGCGCGTGAAGATCTAA